From the Wolbachia endosymbiont (group B) of Protocalliphora azurea genome, one window contains:
- a CDS encoding AAA family ATPase, translated as MSDSYNVQELKAQLLLNLRSCLLYLLPNGTFHKNEFQVGDIWGNKGKSLRVELSGSRAGLWNDFATGEGGDIIDLWAAVHRKNARTEFPEVIASISEWLGNNKKYREKQYVDEDFEKFITQSWNYYDENGQVIVKVYRSDPPGKKKVYKPFDIKQSKFASPEIRPLYNIPEILKSDKIVLVEGEKCAEALIEKGITATTAMSGANAPIEKTDWTPLKGKHIIIWPDNDEAGKKYAKNAEKKLLEIGVESLVVLNIPQNKTKGWDAADCVEEGIDVKEFLTSTPCINLPATDIPTTDTSNMKSLERPIKQPLNILDWSAERFVGPVPEQKFLVEGIFPLGVTSIVAAMGDTGKGMLLLDLALKVVNDTDQICGFGSLVTEHGSVVVFLAEDDAGEVHRRLERLDPKCERLKYKDKLFIVPLPNVRGSLTILRNVRGKVVEVSPEFESIIKQLEKIKDLKLIVFDPLA; from the coding sequence ATGAGTGATTCATACAATGTTCAAGAACTTAAAGCACAACTTCTATTAAACTTAAGATCTTGTCTTTTGTACTTGCTACCTAACGGAACTTTTCACAAAAATGAGTTTCAAGTAGGTGATATATGGGGTAATAAAGGAAAAAGTTTAAGAGTAGAACTAAGTGGCAGTAGAGCCGGGTTATGGAATGATTTTGCAACTGGAGAAGGTGGTGACATTATCGACCTTTGGGCAGCTGTACATAGAAAGAATGCAAGGACAGAGTTTCCTGAGGTAATAGCTTCAATAAGTGAATGGCTCGGAAATAATAAAAAATACAGAGAGAAACAATATGTTGATGAAGACTTTGAGAAATTCATTACCCAAAGTTGGAATTATTATGATGAAAATGGTCAGGTGATTGTAAAAGTTTATCGTTCTGATCCTCCTGGAAAGAAAAAAGTATACAAGCCTTTTGATATCAAACAATCTAAGTTTGCATCACCAGAAATAAGGCCTCTATATAATATTCCAGAAATCTTAAAGTCTGATAAAATTGTTCTGGTGGAAGGGGAAAAATGTGCAGAAGCGCTGATAGAGAAGGGAATAACTGCAACAACAGCGATGTCTGGAGCAAATGCACCTATTGAGAAAACTGATTGGACTCCGCTAAAAGGTAAACACATTATTATATGGCCAGATAATGATGAAGCAGGTAAGAAATATGCTAAAAATGCTGAAAAAAAGCTTTTAGAAATCGGAGTTGAATCACTTGTTGTTCTTAATATTCCACAAAATAAAACAAAAGGCTGGGATGCTGCTGATTGTGTAGAGGAAGGTATAGATGTCAAAGAGTTTTTAACTTCAACTCCATGTATAAATTTACCTGCTACTGATATTCCAACTACTGATACTTCAAATATGAAAAGTTTAGAAAGACCCATAAAACAGCCACTTAATATTTTAGATTGGAGTGCAGAGCGCTTTGTAGGTCCAGTACCAGAGCAAAAATTTCTTGTTGAAGGGATATTTCCTTTGGGCGTTACTTCAATAGTTGCTGCTATGGGAGACACAGGAAAAGGAATGCTGCTACTTGATTTGGCTCTCAAAGTTGTAAATGATACAGATCAAATATGTGGTTTTGGTTCGCTTGTGACTGAACATGGATCAGTGGTAGTCTTTTTAGCAGAAGATGATGCAGGTGAAGTACATCGCCGCTTAGAACGACTTGACCCTAAATGTGAAAGATTAAAATATAAAGACAAACTATTTATTGTACCACTGCCAAACGTCAGAGGATCACTTACAATACTAAGAAACGTTCGTGGTAAAGTTGTCGAAGTTTCTCCTGAATTCGAATCTATAATAAAACAGCTCGAGAAAATTAAAGATCTGAAATTGATAGTATTTGATCCACTTGCTTAA
- a CDS encoding RNA polymerase sigma factor, with the protein MKSRNSYSGIDPKVVNLIKFYAKYYKSLTDQDIEDIEQDLFCEFLSCIDQYDKTKGSLSTFAKQVVKNRINNLVRKHSRTTPKLENNVQQESYCFEDETILRIDVEQIISKLPKKWQVLCEQLKHHSIAEVADMNNMSRTTLYNIFKKMRSKFAPVYGKKHKKN; encoded by the coding sequence ATGAAATCTCGAAACTCTTATTCAGGTATTGATCCTAAAGTTGTTAATTTAATAAAATTTTACGCAAAATATTATAAATCGCTTACTGATCAAGATATTGAAGACATAGAACAAGACCTCTTCTGTGAGTTTCTTTCATGCATAGATCAGTATGATAAAACTAAGGGCAGTCTTTCAACCTTTGCTAAGCAAGTTGTTAAAAATCGTATTAATAATCTAGTCCGTAAACACTCACGTACTACTCCTAAGCTTGAAAATAATGTGCAACAAGAAAGTTACTGCTTTGAAGATGAAACGATACTACGTATTGATGTTGAGCAAATTATTTCAAAATTACCAAAGAAGTGGCAAGTTTTATGTGAACAACTTAAACATCACAGCATTGCTGAAGTTGCAGACATGAACAATATGTCACGGACTACTTTGTACAACATTTTCAAGAAAATGCGATCTAAATTTGCACCTGTTTACGGAAAAAAGCATAAGAAAAATTGA
- a CDS encoding ATP-binding protein yields the protein MKIINSEERAKIVTGVKIVIFGPYGIGKTSLLKTLDESTTLCLDFEAGLLAVQDWKGDSINMRTWNEARDIACLIGGPNPALRSDQAYSQKHYEHVCSKHKDLLSKVSKYRCIFVDSITVASRLCLLWARMQPEAFSDRSGREDKRAAYGTLAQEMMAWLNQFQHIRDKDIIIVGTLGQYLDDCNRPTWLPQCEGAKTASEIPGIVDEVISMVGIKKDDGTEKRSFVCQTINSWGYPAKDRSGCLNMVEEPHLGKLLAKIKAKTLAPIA from the coding sequence ATGAAAATAATAAACAGCGAAGAAAGAGCAAAAATAGTCACAGGTGTGAAGATAGTAATCTTTGGCCCTTATGGAATTGGTAAAACTAGCTTACTCAAAACTCTCGATGAATCAACAACACTTTGCCTTGATTTTGAAGCAGGACTTCTAGCTGTACAAGACTGGAAAGGAGATTCAATCAATATGCGCACTTGGAATGAGGCCAGAGACATTGCTTGTCTTATTGGTGGTCCTAATCCTGCATTAAGGTCTGATCAAGCGTATAGTCAAAAACACTATGAGCATGTCTGTAGCAAGCACAAAGATCTTCTTTCTAAAGTTTCTAAATACCGATGCATCTTTGTGGATAGTATAACCGTTGCCTCACGTTTATGTCTATTATGGGCAAGAATGCAACCTGAAGCTTTTTCAGATAGATCAGGGAGAGAAGATAAAAGAGCTGCTTATGGCACACTTGCTCAAGAGATGATGGCTTGGCTCAATCAATTTCAACACATCAGAGATAAAGACATTATCATAGTTGGCACATTAGGTCAATATCTTGATGACTGCAATCGTCCAACTTGGTTACCTCAATGTGAAGGGGCTAAAACTGCTAGTGAAATTCCAGGTATTGTTGATGAAGTAATTAGTATGGTTGGAATCAAGAAAGATGATGGCACAGAGAAACGTTCATTTGTCTGTCAGACTATTAACTCTTGGGGATATCCAGCTAAAGACCGCAGTGGCTGCCTGAATATGGTTGAAGAACCGCATCTGGGTAAATTACTTGCGAAAATTAAAGCCAAAACTTTGGCTCCTATTGCTTAA
- a CDS encoding helicase RepA family protein — protein MEQSFFNIGQKVPFFSVKEYLDDQSPIPEDIISPRILTKRGLLVLGGPPKIGKSDFLISWLVHMAAGRSFLGMTPNKPLKIFYMQTEIEYEYMKERLQQLQLNKELLDIAANNLIITPRVQLSFSSEEIDEIKNVVKERFKPDIIAIDPLRNIFNSSEYGNENDNSAMLFFLQKTLERLRNVINPDSGIILTHHTKKLSKKMLEEDPFQGLSGAGSLRGFYSTGMVMFSHDEESTTRQIVFELRNGERVPNKLVDKINGNWQLVDQWS, from the coding sequence ATGGAACAAAGCTTTTTCAATATCGGTCAAAAAGTTCCCTTTTTCAGTGTGAAAGAATATTTGGATGATCAATCACCGATACCAGAAGATATAATCTCACCAAGGATTCTGACAAAAAGAGGTCTATTAGTACTGGGTGGCCCTCCTAAAATTGGCAAAAGCGATTTTCTAATTTCATGGCTCGTCCACATGGCTGCTGGTAGATCATTTCTCGGTATGACACCAAATAAACCTTTGAAAATTTTCTACATGCAAACTGAAATTGAATATGAATATATGAAAGAACGGTTGCAACAACTTCAACTGAATAAAGAGCTTTTGGACATAGCTGCCAATAACTTAATTATCACGCCAAGAGTGCAATTATCATTTAGCAGTGAAGAAATAGATGAAATCAAAAATGTTGTCAAAGAGCGTTTTAAACCTGATATTATTGCGATTGACCCTCTTCGTAACATTTTTAACTCAAGTGAATATGGCAATGAAAACGACAATAGCGCTATGTTATTCTTCTTGCAAAAAACACTTGAAAGACTGAGAAATGTTATCAATCCAGATTCAGGCATAATACTCACCCACCATACAAAAAAACTATCCAAAAAAATGTTAGAAGAAGATCCATTTCAGGGTTTAAGCGGTGCTGGATCTTTAAGAGGATTCTACAGTACTGGCATGGTGATGTTTTCTCATGATGAAGAAAGCACTACCCGTCAAATAGTATTTGAGCTTCGTAATGGTGAACGTGTACCAAACAAACTTGTCGATAAGATAAATGGCAATTGGCAACTCGTAGACCAATGGAGTTGA
- a CDS encoding IS630 family transposase (programmed frameshift): MALRSKLLDEKVVNLAKEMLKKVRNNAYVSKKLQAVIAGKESSISAVARICKISRTALTEWIKHLKFGRVERLFAPSQRRRKSKLKKNQREQIEIWVERNPNITIKEVQIKISEEFGLNISKSTVHREIQRMKFSYITPRPMHHKQDKNKQEEFKKYFNKIVNSHPEKEVFFDESRFGTHSKIGHGWFKKGVRTQVKMKIGRQNFYIYSAVNPRSGKKISLLAPYVNTDCMNIFLEQMSKDLGTKKAFLVMDCASWHRSKSLKFQENITIIYLPPYSPELNPVERLWQYIKYNTLRNRVYDTIGLLADVLCNFIVSISSTTIKRVCNVSYLFD; encoded by the exons ATGGCATTAAGGTCAAAACTATTAGACGAAAAAGTTGTAAATTTGGCGAAAGAAATGTTAAAAAAGGTCAGAAATAACGCATATGTTTCAAAAAAGTTACAAGCGGTGATAGCAGGAAAAGAAAGTAGTATAAGCGCTGTGGCAAGAATATGTAAAATTTCAAGGACTGCTTTGACTGAATGGATAAAGCATCTAAAATTTGGTAGAGTAGAAAGATTATTTGCCCCGTCTCAGCGGCGAAGAAAAAGCAAATTAAAGAAAAATCAACGTGAGCAAATTGAAATATGGGTAGAAAGAAATCCAAATATTACTATTAAGGAAGTGCAGATAAAAATCTCAGAGGAATTTGGCCTAAACATTAGCAAATCAACAGTGCACCGTGAGATACAAAGGATGAAATTTTCTTATATAACACCGAGGCCAATGCACCATAAACAAGATAAAAACAAGCAAGAAGAGTTTAAAAAATACTTCAATAAAATAGTCAATTCCCACCCTGAAAAAGAGGTG TTTTTTGATGAATCACGATTTGGAACTCATTCAAAAATCGGACACGGATGGTTTAAAAAAGGGGTCAGAACGCAGGTTAAAATGAAAATTGGTAGACAAAATTTCTATATCTACAGTGCGGTAAATCCAAGAAGTGGTAAGAAAATCAGCCTACTTGCTCCATATGTAAACACTGATTGTATGAATATATTTCTGGAGCAGATGTCGAAAGATTTAGGCACGAAAAAAGCCTTTCTTGTAATGGATTGTGCAAGTTGGCATAGATCAAAAAGTTTGAAATTTCAGGAAAACATTACCATTATATACTTGCCTCCTTATTCACCGGAACTGAATCCTGTTGAGAGGTTGTGGCAATATATCAAATACAATACTTTACGTAACAGAGTCTACGATACCATAGGCTTACTTGCAGATGTTCTGTGTAATTTTATTGTCAGTATTTCCAGCACTACTATTAAACGAGTTTGTAATGTTTCTTATTTGTTCGATTAG